The nucleotide window CTAAATACAACTGTAGCTCACTTGAAAATCTTgatttcacattttgaatgttTAGTCTCATAAACTATGAATTTAATAGGTCCATTAGCCTAGTGTATAGACTTAGTGCCTACATATTTAGTCTACTACGTACTATGGGAACTCATTCAAATTTTCGACATCCACTGTTATCATTAACTGTCCATAAACTAAGGACTGCAACATTTGTGCAGTCTTCTGATGTTGGCTCTCTAAAATTAAACTTCAAATGTTGAAACAAAGCTTAGAGATTTAGCATAGCACAAGTGAGATAATTGTTGAGATATTAATTCTTGAATTGCATATAGAAAATAAGTATataatttgaacaatttttttctaattctgtTCTACTGGTGGTTAGGACTTTGTCTTTTCATATCGAAGACGGGTTCAATACCATAAAGGAAAATTTACTCGTTCAGGATACTTACACACAACCTCTACTTACTCATTCAGACTTCACGGATGGTAAGTCTGGCATGTAGTAACTTAAGAAGCAACAATAGTACTTTTACTGAACGAGCTGCTATATTGCTTCAGTAGCAGAAGTGTTTGTTTATATTCGTTGTTATTCACTTGTTCAATACAGCAGCAAATATATAGTGATACATAGTAACTTGACCAACTACTTTTGGATCAACCAAGATACTTTTTTATTAATACAACAACACATTAATTTTAACAATAACTTATTATAACATTGAACACAAATTGGTAGGATGATCACAGGTAAGAGGTCTGCTAAATTTTACTGGTACATTTTTCTGGCGTTAACGTCATGGCATAACGAGATCACTGTCAAGATTGTGGACTTTAAAATTGAGAACATGCTTTCTTTTGAActaagtcatgattcatgaatATGAATATTGGTTAACATATAAGGCATGTATGTCTTTCGCCGTTCTATCACAATGAATCATTTTGAAGCGTGCAAGAATAATAGTATTTGTTAGTCATGAAtgaataatatttctcaaaacttaCTTATAATCTCAACCATGAAAGGATCTATATCCATTTTATAAAGATCTTTAAACCCCTATATTGTCGATATTCTGTTAAATAGATATTGGAGTAATCTAATGGTAAGACGATAAAACTAACCAGTGAAACTGTCAAGATGAAGCTTGTTTTGGTATATGTATAAATCCCTTATTCTCCTCAACTTACACTTCACCATTCTTGTGTTGATTATTGTGGCCTTAATCATGGTTCATAAGATAAACAACTTCCTTTTGTTTGGTCAGAAAAGACAATTATGAATTCATATGATGGAAAATGTCTGATTGAGATTGCTGATATTTGGCCTTGATAGTGCCATATGTTGTTCTATTTTTACTAAACAAATTGGCACCTAACTAATAGGCAATTAGTCAGCAGACAAGTCCTGTTCCTTTGTGCAAACCAGTAGGGGACCTTTGTAAATCAGTTCCTATGTCAGTTTCTAGCCTTTGATTCTGCTTTTTCTCCCAACAAACTAGGGACCCCAGTTCTGTCTGTtgtctcttcttttctcttttttcctttatttcttttcctttactTACAATTTCAAGattcttttagtttttaataCAGTAACGTATACTGGAAAAAGATAAAATCATCACAACTCTAGACTCCGAGCTTTTAACTGTTTAAAGCATCTTCATTTTATCCTACAAATGACAGGATTCCTCATCCTTAACTCCGCCTATGTGAGCTCGCTCACATTGCCAGTCCCACGTCCGTATAAAGGAGTAGGATTGCTAAGTGTCAATCGAAAACAACCTTTAAGGTAAGGGTAACTGGTAAGGCTGCGTACATCTTACCCTTCCCAGACCCCATACCCAACTTATGGAATTACTTTGAGTTTATTGATATTGACAGGATTTCTCATCCTTGGTCATTAACTAAAAGCCAGGGTAATAAAGCATTCATACCAGAATTAAATGAATCTTCTTATAGAAATAGAACAAAAAGTCATGATCTTCGAGCCAATAAAGACTGAGATGATTGACTCAAGAACCAGTTTCATTCTAAGCTTCATTGTAGAATTCGAACCTAACCATTAAGTAAGAAGTGATGGGAACGACAGACAGAACTTGTGAATGCAAAAGATTCTGCAATCAAGAATTGACTTTTTTTAACTCTGTGTTATCAACCTTAACTaaagtttgactttttttaaCTCTGTGTTATCAACCTTAACTAAAGTTATATAATAGTTACCTATAGTAGCATTTGAAACCTTTTGGCTACATTCTGGGGTCATTATCTTTGGTCTTTGAATATTTCATTGCTTTTTTTTCTAAACTATTGCTTCATTGCTTTCTTTTGTCTATTTAACTCCTAACAGTCAAGAGACAGATAATACTAATACATtaaaacaatcatttttctacAAGAAGCATGTAGGAAGCTACAATTTAATTCTATAAAAAATTGCAAAGGGCCAAATAATATCACTATCTAAAGCATGGCCAATGGCTTCAACATGTCTGCTAAtacttgcaatttttttttaataatatctCTTTTTCCCATTCCTGCAGAAAACGAGTATCATATGTCATCAAATTGGCCTTTAGTAAAATTTTAGTCAAAGAAGcctttaataaaataatcttagAATATgaagaattaaattaattaaaacatatttcttaaATAACTTATAGCTACAAAGTGGAGCTATCACTAGGATTatattaaatgataaaaattttTGATTTAGGATTATGGATTAACAATTCTTTGCAGTTatgcatttgtttttttttgcaaatattaatattttatttagttggACGGCATGATAACATTAGGTGctaacaaaaaaacaaagaaaaaaggaattcaaaagatgaaataattacGTAAATATGATGATTACTttgagaaaacaaaaacaaaaaagagaggaattgtcctaattaattacttgtttGATATGAATGCAACATGTGTTgctgtttgattttttttttttaaaatctatgcAATATTGTATTTCTGAAATTACTGTAAAACAAGCTCACGTGAGTCCCTCTATCCTCAGCCaagcattttatttttatacaaatttaacttatatacaccgATAACTTAAAATGTTTTAATCTGTTATAGCTGATAACCTGTTAAGTCTTTATATAAACATCTCATTTCCCTTTTCCTTTCTTCACATATTATTGTACTATTCACCATGGAAAATTCCCAACAACCTCTTGCCACAGAGAGTTTTTCATATAGCTGGTTGTTGAACAGAAAACCTTCCATTGATGGCCTAACAGAATCCCCTAGACCTTGTTATAGTAGTGATGATGAtcatgataatgatgatgaagaagatatGAAGTTTATCGCTTACTCGAAAAGATTCCTAGAAGAAGCTCAAAACTTCAATTTTGATGTTCATCCTGTTTCTGAATCTGTCCATGCTGATGAAATCTTCTCTGATGGACACATCATGCCTCGATATCTTGATAAAtcaaagattgaatcttttCGCGAAgacttcaataatttcaacataaattcatcagtACCCTCAAGTAGTACTCATCCCACACCACGAGTTTCAGATTCTACAACTAGTGATCAAGCTGATTTTCTTGAGAAATGGAGGAAATTTTCGCGCAGAGTCTTGGTTAAATGGTTAGGATTCATCAGGCCAATTTCCAAAAGGATATCAAGTTCAAGAAAAAGTACAGCAAAAGTTGATGACCTTCAAAGAAAAGTAAGTGAAATTCAAAGCTGCAAAACTACTGATTCTTCATTTCAGGGATCTCCTCCTCATCGAATAATGAAATCTCATTCTGTTGTCGATTGGGCTGGAAATCGTAATGATCAGAGAAGTAGAGTTAAGACTTTGAGAAAGGTGAAAAGCTGGAGTAGTATTAAGTCACCACAGGCATATAATTCCCCTATAAAAAGTCCAGCCTATGATCATTCTAATGATGTTTGGCGCGATATGGAGGGCGCGGTTTCTGATGCAATTCTTCACTGTAAAAGATCATTTGGTATGTTAACAGAGCCTGATATCAATCTTGATGATCATTTTGTCAAGAAGATGCAACACTAGCTGTTTAATTTCATCCTGTCTCAGatgtatatttaaatttttgtctCTTCATACAAATAATCTATCATATATCACTCAGATTCACTATTTTGTACATTCTgaggtgaaaaaaaaaaacaagttataGTTATTAGGACTTATTTAACTTGCTAGTATCttcttattttgaattatctGATCCAATTTTATATATGCTTGATAATAGATCAAAAGTTGAAGAATGGTGCTATAATTGAAATGAATGAGTATGATTATACACTATTATACGTGTATTATACATCCACAggatatttttagtttaagcaGTTGAATTGACAGATTATTTAGATTaatccttcttttttttaatggtgTGGGGATAAGGTTGTAAAATGTCATCAGGACCCTCACATAGTctcattttatttctctttttgttcTTTACTGGAGATGGTCTGTGCCATTTTGTGGAGTAGCTGGGAGGGATTTTGATGAAAGGCCCACCACTACAAGTTAGAGTTTTATATTGGTTGAATTAATGGAGTATGATATCACATTTGCAAATTGCAATGCCTACTTAAAATTTCATAGCACCTACATAAACACCAATTAATTATCTTTTGATTCATGTGTCATATGACCTACctcataaaaagaaattaagaaatgtTGAGGCAAtgataaattcagaatttagaCGCAAGTAGTTagtaacataaaaaaaaaaccatcatTCTCGCGCTTTTAGAGATAGAAGCGcaacaaaaataaccaaaaagggCATACTAGAACCCTGCTACATCAAGTCTAGATTGATTCGCCGTTGGTTCTAGgatatttatgataaaagtTTACCTGCACTTGATGTTTACACTAGCCCAATAAATACGTGACACGTCTTCACATACATTCTTACCTTAATTTACAACTTAATCATAGTAAATTAGTAGAATTTAACGTAAGCATCTAGTGTGAGGAAGCTTTTATGCTTGGGAATAGATTCAATATGGTCTCTCTTAAATATATTGCTATgcctttttgtttctttaaatttgtcaaaaaagcgatttttttttgtctccatCAATTAACTTTGGTTATTAGATTTAACATAAAaggtgaaaaaaaaagaaagaaggttAACCAAAGCAATACAAAAAAGGTTCAGCAAGAATATAATTCTAGGTGGGAAAATTGTGTGTTCACATTACTAAATTATCTGCATAACTCATCCATTTCTATAATAAGTACTGAATAGACAACGACAACTCACAATGCTCTCTAATGATTTCCTTATTATAGTTAACATTTATTCCCGTTCACTTCTGTTTTTCCTTTAAATAACTACTTGAATTTACTGCATCTGAGCCGAGAGTCTTTCGAAAATAGTTTATCATGTAGGAGTAAGGTTtcgtacactctacccttctCAAACTCCGAGATGTAAACTTGTTCCAAACTGTTTGGCTATCCAAAGTGTGACACTGAACCCAAGAAAGTCTACATAAGTGCTAAAACTTTCTTTAAAGAGAAAGCTAATTCTGCATTGAGACAGAAATCACGTTCAGTTGGTAAAGGAAACAAAGAAAGACACAACAGGGTCCCATGAGTGGCAATTGTTAGGAGAAAATCCAAGATTTTATCCCCATCACTTTTTTGTTTCCATGCataaatatttgttttcttatCCTTAATACATATGTACAACTATGCACTCCTATCAAGAAGGGAAACAAACACCACAAATTTGGCTCTTTTTTTATGgcatttgaaatttgaaaaaataaaaaacattgaTTTTGGttcttttgagattttgaggAGGGGACCAACGTAACGTCCTAAGCTACTTGTCCCCGCTAAATGTTTTTAGCATCCTAATATTCTTTATCTCAATTACCAGCTCACTTTAAGTGGTGCACCTTAAAACATGGCTTTAATTTGTCTATCGTACGTACGTGGAATAATTAAAACTCTTTACCAacgaaaatgttttcttgaatgATGGTGTTATCTAGAAAATTAGTGAGTTTGATATGTAACCGAAAGATACTTATTATCTTAAAACAGGGAGtatatataatctagacaaataCTACTGGTACTGGAGGTAGGGGCAGGGGTGAAGGATGTTGGAGAGTTGGAATTACACAATCAATGTTGAAGCAATTTGTGAAACATGTTTTCCCTACTTTAGCGTTGAAGAagttattttccttatttttaaggaatttattttctagagaatatgtttttcaaaattttgataaatcaaacataaaaaaatgggaaaacattttccacaATCTTAAATCCAAATGAACTATATTGCTTTTTAGAAAGCATTTGGTTGGAATTCAAAGTATCTACTTTATCAAAGTGATTCTGATTTGTGTAATTGCCATGTGCTTAATATGTTCCAGCAAGATGAAAGTTGCTTTGGCCTTTTCTAAGTTGTAGGCAAAGCGGTTTCGTATACGTAAATCGTAATTAGTTATATAAGTGCAATTGTGCTCGTGTTATACGTACGAGGGAATAAAGAATAGTAATAAGTTAGTGTATTAATTAGCAAATATAATACATGCATTAGCTCTATGCATTAGTAGTCTCTTGTTTGGTACATTTTCTCATGCTAtgttgcattagttatacactttattgtgtattgaagagtgtattattaatgaaaaaatcattttggccagaaaatttggccagaatagtattttacctttttaaatatgtttacccttttaactttgaTACcgtttaactaaaaaatgaaaaaaaatcagtttatttttaaataaaaaagatattataattttttaaaatttttggtcATTTAGCATTCATTACCCATTATTAATATCATGGATATcttggtattagtaatgcaagtgtatttaatacatgcattagcatggttaaagactaaattacccctcaaaagtacttttacatcttttccaccataattatggaggatattttttaaaatacatatttttatacaatgcatactatttctaatacatcaaaccaaacaatgcataagaaataatttatgcataactaatataaGAATTAGTAATGCAAGCATTATTAATAgtctaatacactctaccaaacgactcAGGATTTTCACTACGGACTTGTTATCTAGTGTTTAtcaaaattacttaattatacattgtaatttttCGACAAGAGATGTTTCAATTGACACCCAGGTTCGAGTGTGTTTATAAAATATTCATTGATCTGGTAACATGTATACCAAATCCCATTCAACAGCCAACTTAATATGGAAAAATCAAGAACCGTGTCTACTTGAAGTTTGTGTAATATAATTAACATGCACCTACAATCTTTGCTTGTTGGTTTATCATCTTAAGAACAACTAGGAATTAAGTAGGTAACAGTAGCAATGCATGTTTTTAGTAAAAACAACTTGTGGTAATATCGATGATCAGTTAATTTTTTCGAAATTAGGGGGACCAAAGACATTACTGTTTATTGATGTCTTTAGTTGTCTTGTCGGGTCATATtgttttgtccaaaaatgttaGATTCATTGCATGAACAATAATATGAAGTAGAGAGAAAGGAATTGCAGAGTAATAGTCATTCAAGAATGAAATGCCTTGTTTTGTTTAAATGATGACAAAAACTAGAGGAACGACTTGTAGGATTCTCAGTTGGGGACCAAATGACTCTTGTGCAAATATTTTGCTTTAGTCACATCAAGTTCAATATGTACAATTTAACATCTACAATGGGGAAAAAAACAGAGGGTGTCGATTTTAAGCACAGAAATTCTTGTCAAGTATCAGGAGAacaatgaaaatgaagatgaCCACCTTATACTAGAACAATCTTCCTACAAGTGGGAGTTGGagaaaattattagtatttttcaCTTGTTTATGGTACGACTGTCAAAGAAATAGTCACTTTTTTAACACGatagttttaaatatatacaataaagttATTAGTTTACGATAAATAtagtcatatttttatttacattaaaaaatagtCAAGAATTATAGAAAGTATACACTGCGTATACAATATAGCTTAGAAAAagtcataaaaatatatatattgactgTGCAATATCGCTTACATATGCCTGAGTTATACATTAAGatacaattaaaaaattgaatataatttaaCTATACATGAAGTATATACTGACTATTCAATCTTCAATCAACTCGAAATCACCTCTAAACCGTtccaaattttagatatgatatTCTCTCAATGTTTCGAATCTTTTGATATAGAATTCGATCGGAATGATTCACGTTTGCGGTACTGAAACTTTTctaagaaggagaaggagatggaggaagaggaagaacaaGGACGAAG belongs to Solanum stenotomum isolate F172 chromosome 1, ASM1918654v1, whole genome shotgun sequence and includes:
- the LOC125850669 gene encoding probable membrane-associated kinase regulator 6, which produces MENSQQPLATESFSYSWLLNRKPSIDGLTESPRPCYSSDDDHDNDDEEDMKFIAYSKRFLEEAQNFNFDVHPVSESVHADEIFSDGHIMPRYLDKSKIESFREDFNNFNINSSVPSSSTHPTPRVSDSTTSDQADFLEKWRKFSRRVLVKWLGFIRPISKRISSSRKSTAKVDDLQRKVSEIQSCKTTDSSFQGSPPHRIMKSHSVVDWAGNRNDQRSRVKTLRKVKSWSSIKSPQAYNSPIKSPAYDHSNDVWRDMEGAVSDAILHCKRSFGMLTEPDINLDDHFVKKMQH